The Leptotrichia sp. OH3620_COT-345 genomic sequence AAACTATATGACTTAGATCAGAGCTTAAAGATAAACTTGGCAATAAACGGACCTGCACTACTTGATAAAAGTCCTTATTTATTAGAAGCGAAAGATAAATATAACAAAGAAGAATTATTAAAAGATTATACTAATGGAAAGTATACAGATAAAGGTTTATCAAATAGTCCAAAACTAAATACAAATGTATTTCCATACGAAAGAA encodes the following:
- a CDS encoding DNA replication protein — its product is KLYDLDQSLKINLAINGPALLDKSPYLLEAKDKYNKEELLKDYTNGKYTDKGLSNSPKLNTNVFPYER